GTACTACGCTCGCGTCGAACGCGGCCGGCTCTACGGACGGCTGTTTCGGCTCCTCTACGAGCCGCTGGTCGCGACGCTCGCCGACCGCCACTCTCACCCGCTCCTCGATTACGTGGGTGCGTTTCGCTACGCGCTGGCCGGCGAGATGGGGTTTCGCGCCGACCTCGCGCGCGAACTCCGCCTCCAGCCGGCGTGGGGGCTCGAAACCGGGCTGCTCGGGGAGACCTTCTCGCTCGCCGGCTTCGAGGGGACCGTGCAGGTCGATCTGGGGGTTCACGAACACGACCACCGCGCGGTGAGTGGGCCCGGCGGACTCGCCGGCATGAGCGAGCACGTCGCGGGCGCGCTGTTTCGCGCGCTCGCCGAGCGGGGGGTCGACCCCGAGTTCGCGACGCTCCCCGAGCGCTACCGCGAGCGCGCGGTCGAGTTCGTCGAGAGCTACGCCGCCGACGCCGCGTTCAACGGCCTCGACTTCGATTCGGGGGCCGAACGCGCACAGGTCGACGCCTACGCCGAGGCGATCACACCCCCGAGGGGCGACGACCGCCTGCCCGCGTGGGCCGATATCGACCTCGAACCCGAGACGGTCGTGAACGCGAGCAGCCGGTCGATAGACGGATTGTAACTACCGCCGCTCGCGTTCGAGGCGCTCGCGTGCGTGCCCGATGCTCGAATCGAGCCGCGGGTCTTTGCTGAGTCGCCACTTCCCTTCCTCGTGTTCGACCCGTCCCGCCGATTCGAGGTCGGCCAACCGGTCGCCGACCGCCGCGGGAGCGCCGTCGAGCAGGTCGGCGATCCGCCCCGTGGTAGCCGGGTCGGCCTCGCGGACCGCAGTGAGGATCGCGGTGTCGTCCATACTGGGGGGACGGAAGTATGGACGAAAACCGTTTGGCTGGGGTTCTTTGTCCGGGCGGTCGATGGCCGGGTATGCTCACGGACGACGAACTCGCGGGGATCTGTGACCTCTTCGGCGCGCTCACGCGCGAGGAGCTCCGGGAGGCACGGAGCGAACTCGCCTTCCGGCGGGGACGGGAGGCAGGTCCCGAAGACCGGATCGAGGCGGCGATCGAGTCCTACGCGCTGGTCGAGTTCGACGGGCTGGTACTCGCGGGTCCGGCGGCGTTCCCGACGCTGCCCGAGGGCGCGGGCGACCTGCCCCACATCCTCGATGTCCCGGAACGCGAGGTCGACCGGGAGGCGCTCGGCGAGGCGGTGCTCGACAGGCTGTCGACGGAAGACGCGGCAATCGCCCGCGAGGTGAGCTACGACGTCGAGGCGTGGGCCCCGGTCGACGCGAGCCGCGCTCGCGACGGCGAGCAAGAACGGCTATAGTGCCGGGGCCGATAGACCAACCAATGGACCTCAGTCGGGTTCGGGAGCGGACGCCGCGACGGGTCACCGACGAGGACCGGGTCGCGGCGGTGCTCGTCCCCGTCGTTCGCCGGTCGGGCGAGCCACACCTGCTGTTCACCAAACGGGCTGACGACCTGCCGGACCACCCCGGTCAGATGAGCTTTCCCGGCGGCGGGCGCGAGACGTTCGACGCGGACATCTACGCGACCGCGCTGCGCGAGGGCCACGAGGAGATAGGGCTGCGCGAGAGCGAAGTCGAGTTCGTCGGCCAACTCGACGACATCCGGACGGTGACGGGCTACTCGATCACGCCCTTCGTCGTCGAGATCCCCGACCGGAGCTACGAACCGGACGACCGCGAGGTCGCAGAGATCGCCGTCCTCCCGATCGCGGGGCTCACCGCCGAGGCGAACCACGAACTCGAACGCCGCGAGCACCCCTACTACGGCGAGATCGTCATCCACTACTTCCACGTCGACGGATACACCGTCTGGGGGGCAACAGGGAGAATCCTCGTCCAGCTGCTCGAACTCGCTACCGAGTGGCGCGCGCCCGAACGCCTCGACCCCGAATCCTACGGGTAGTCGCGCGGAACGACACGCTTTTGCGGGCGAGCGCCCCTATCGGGTGTATGATCGAATCGACGGCAGACGGGCTCGCGGAGCGGTCCGCGGGCGGTCGCGTTCCGACCCGATCGTGAACCCCGGTTTGGAGGGGACGATGATGGACGGTGAGCGCGTCGCCCGGACGGGGATCGACGCCGCCGCGCTCAAACCCGCCGAGTGCGACGTCTCTCGGGGAGTCGACCTCCCCTTCGACACGCTCGTCATCGACTACGAGGGTCGGGACCACCTCCCCGACCGGCGCACGCTCGAAACGCTCGCCACCGAGACGGACGTGTATCTCACGACGCCCGTCCGCGCCGAGGGGTTCGACCCGCTGGGCGACGACTCGCTTCTGGACGAACTTCCCCGGAATACGAGAAGGGTGCTCGTTGCGGGCCACGGCGCCTATCTGAGCGAGGAGGAACGGGCGAAGCCGATCGCACCGCGGATGGGCGCGGCGACCGGGCACGCACCCGAGGCGTGGGTCGGCACCGAGGGCGTCGAGCGCCTCGCGCTCGCGACGGGCGCGCCGCAGTTCGAACTGCTCGGTCGTTCGACCGAGCGCGATCTCCGGGCGCTTCGGGCCGCGGGCTTCTCGGGCGAGGTCGCCGTCTACGCGCCGACCGTACTCACCGAAGACCCCGACGAGGTGCTCGACGCGCTGGGGGCGTACGTCGCCCGGCGACGGCCGGTCGCCCGAGCGCTGCCCGAGGGCGCGCCGACGGACGCGGACGCGACCGGCCGCGCCCGCGAGGTGCTGCTGGCCGCAAGCGACGACTTCGCGCTCGTGGGGCCCCCCGAAGCGGTTCGCGAGCGGGTCGAGGGACTCAAATCGGCCGGCGCGGACAGGGTCGTCGGCTACCCCGCTCGCGGGATCGAGGAGTTCCTGCCGGCGAACACGACACTCCGGTAGCCGCGACCGTGAGACGAATCGCGGTGATCGGCGCCGGTGCGGTCGGGCTGACCGCCGCCTTCGACCTCGCGACGGCGGGCGAGGACGTGACCGTCTTCGAGCGCGGCGCGGTCGCCACGGGCAGTACGGGCCGAGCGGCGGGCCTGCTCTACGACGCCTATGCCGAGGACATCGACGCCGCGATCGGCCGGCGAGCGATCGAGCGCTTCCGCGAGTTTTCGGGTTCGGGTGGTTTCGAGTTCCACGAGACGCCCTACGTCTGGTTCGCCCACACGGACGACGAGCGACGGGCCGGCGCGATCCGCGAGCAGGTCGTCGGGATGCGCGCGCATGGGGTCGACGTCGAACTCCTCGAAGACGGTCAACTCGCTGATCTCGCACCCGACCTCGACACCGCCGATATCGGTCTGGCGGCCGTTTCTCGCAACGCGGGCTGGACCGAACCGGCGACCTATGCGACGCTACTGGCCGAGCGGGCACGCGCGGCTGGCGCGG
This window of the Halalkalicoccus subterraneus genome carries:
- a CDS encoding glycosyltransferase family protein → MEYVQERVTTLHDLTGHTPDAPVDRAAVIVPMTDREYAGHAPERTLSVLEGVSPARVIVPLRAPAERVPAFKLWLSGFDLETTMLWCNAPEVDRLLAEHGVDRRAGKGRDVWLALGLAAREEFVAVHDADVASYDASQVPRLLAPLALDNEFAFSKGYYARVERGRLYGRLFRLLYEPLVATLADRHSHPLLDYVGAFRYALAGEMGFRADLARELRLQPAWGLETGLLGETFSLAGFEGTVQVDLGVHEHDHRAVSGPGGLAGMSEHVAGALFRALAERGVDPEFATLPERYRERAVEFVESYAADAAFNGLDFDSGAERAQVDAYAEAITPPRGDDRLPAWADIDLEPETVVNASSRSIDGL
- a CDS encoding NUDIX hydrolase encodes the protein MDLSRVRERTPRRVTDEDRVAAVLVPVVRRSGEPHLLFTKRADDLPDHPGQMSFPGGGRETFDADIYATALREGHEEIGLRESEVEFVGQLDDIRTVTGYSITPFVVEIPDRSYEPDDREVAEIAVLPIAGLTAEANHELERREHPYYGEIVIHYFHVDGYTVWGATGRILVQLLELATEWRAPERLDPESYG
- a CDS encoding DUF7109 family protein, producing the protein MLTDDELAGICDLFGALTREELREARSELAFRRGREAGPEDRIEAAIESYALVEFDGLVLAGPAAFPTLPEGAGDLPHILDVPEREVDREALGEAVLDRLSTEDAAIAREVSYDVEAWAPVDASRARDGEQERL
- a CDS encoding DUF7388 family protein, giving the protein MMDGERVARTGIDAAALKPAECDVSRGVDLPFDTLVIDYEGRDHLPDRRTLETLATETDVYLTTPVRAEGFDPLGDDSLLDELPRNTRRVLVAGHGAYLSEEERAKPIAPRMGAATGHAPEAWVGTEGVERLALATGAPQFELLGRSTERDLRALRAAGFSGEVAVYAPTVLTEDPDEVLDALGAYVARRRPVARALPEGAPTDADATGRAREVLLAASDDFALVGPPEAVRERVEGLKSAGADRVVGYPARGIEEFLPANTTLR